ATAATCCTACACTATTTATGAcagtaatatataaaattctatCATACTAAACATAGAATAATTATACTAAATATATTGTAACACCTAAGAACTTTACATCAGTAAGACGGCTTAGTTGTCATAACAATATGGTGCAATAAAGAACTCTCTAAAGTTAGCGGCCATGCTAAGAATGAATTGAACTCAATACGAAGGACTTAAATAGTTCATGATCTCCGACATCGACTGTGAAGTTTGAGCCTGAAATAATCACCTGAAGGTGTTCAGATGATTATCTCAAACTTCACTGTTGATGTTAAGATAATTTCTTGTTTAGGAAGTCATATGATCTTCACAGCCAAGATAATTGCTTGTTTAAAAATTCATTATGCACACTAGTGTACTGGAAAGCCTGTTTAAGTGCAATTAAAACCATCAGAGGCACAATTTCTTTTTAGTGCCAAAACTCCTCTCTACTAGTAGAGGGGTAGCTGATTTGGTCGAGACAAAACTGTGTTTTGTTGAATCTGACAATAATGTTATTTAAATGTGGAACTATTTTTATGTAATACCGATTAGATATTTAAATTGGATTTATTTATGTTAAAAGTATCAGGTTAGACTTTTATTATGTAgcttaaattaattaaaggtaATTAATATGATTTATTTAAGTACATTATGaccatttaatatttaatatcacCAAGTGATGAAACACCTAACATGAGGACactactatttaatatttattaaattttctcaGTAGTACCTAGTCGGAACATAGGTTTAATATATTCAATGGAGGAAGGGTTGCGATGGAGCTACATATATTATAGTCCTTAAGAGTAATGCACATGGTTAGCATTTCTGAGGGTCGCATGTTTTTGATTGAAATGGACCATGCCGCATGCATCAGGTGATGATGTCAACAATTATGATGCTTAATTAATGCCTATTGTACTTCATACCTGTACCAGAAAAAGAATTTGACACAACTGCAATGGCATAATTCAAGTCTAGTTGGCGTTACTCATAGAATTAAGTTGTGAAGAATCccactttgttttttttactgCGAAACAGACCCCATCAACAATTAATATCGAAACAAATAATGTAATGAGCAACAACCTAAAACTGGTTTTGTATTATTTCACTTGTACAAATCAATATATGTGGCAATGTGCTTTGTACATATTTTGATACGGACGACGGTGATCTCCTGCTGAGATTGAATAACTTTACTATGGAGAATTCATTGGATTTATTTTTTGTCCTCTATTGCTGTTTTCATTAACATTAACAACTACTTTGGATATATCAAGACTAGGCTGAAATCAAATGAAGCACATTTAGTTTTAATTACCTAGGTCAAGTATGATGCCATAGTGATGCCTTAATTAATAGTGGTAACTTAGGCTAGAGAGAGTTAATTTCTCAGCATGTATAATATACTTGGGATTTATTAATATAGCCATTTTGACCTTGACTAGTAAAGCAGTTGTGCAGTACAGTTTGGATACTACTCTGAATAAGGACTGCTGACAAAGTTAGTTTTGCAAACAAAGTGATCCTCAGGCAAATATGTTGAAacaaagtatatatatgttgaaaCAAAGAGTAGATCGGTaaacaaaagtatatatatgttgaaaCAAATATGTCACATAATAATCATCATGTCATATTGATTTATTGGTGTTTAGTATCTGTTGTTTATATTTCCATTATTAGGAGAGCTGTACTACTTACTATGCTTCGAAAAAGGTGTTTAGACATAATATTCAAGAGTAAGAGTAGATCTTTAAACTTGGAACCATGGACCATGGTGGTGGTACATGTTGTTGCTGTTCAAATTTATCATTGATAATGTCGAAGTAGGAAATAGGTGTTCCCAAATGTGCCAAAACCATgtcttattaaaaaattaaaacttgttGATCAAACCACAGTTTGTACATCTGAAATTTTTGTTTGTACCGACTTACGTCTATTTACTCAATTTCAGTTAATGCCCTACTTAAACCTGacgcatatatatatcatgGTCTAACTTGAAAAGCTTCCAGTTTTATCAGACATCGTATTCTTTACCAGGAAATATTTTGATACTAATTTATATCAGGTCatatttcatgttattttcTTATTGAAGTATGAATCAGATTATTGAAAAGCACAGTTTGCACTCAAAGAATCTTCAGAAAGCAGAGCAACCATCTATTGACTTGAATGTAAGTTTGTTCTCCCCTTAATGGTACATGGGCAAATTAGCAAATCATtgatgctgtttttttttttttttttttttttttcctgacaTGTGGTTAATAGATGGTTCTGATTGAAATCAAATGGTATGAAGCCTGAAAATTTGAATTGCATGAAATTTGAGcaccaaaaaattaatttattaatttttaatgcctcccttctctctctcaaacacaCCCACATGCAAATGGTCTTCATACATACAAGCATGTTGTTATTGTCTCACATTTACCGATGTTAATGAATTCTTAACTAATTACTAGAATTACTCGCGACATGGTTATCAATCGGACTTATATAATTATCTGGGCTGTACATGTCGATTTGTGATCTACTCAGTAATACAAGTGAATATTTTGATTGCACTTCATCATTCTAGACTGATATGCCAATAAAAGATACACCATCTTTCAAGGTTCTTATGTAAGTATGAGAAAAATAATCGCACCAAAGACAGTTTTAAACTAAATACTAGTTTGCACTATTAACGAACACTAGCTAGTCGCTATTTCTAGGTAGAGCAAAACACGTACACAAGGTTGAGCAAAGAAATTGCAGAAGCAAGCCTCCAACTTAGGTATCTCTCCTGTATTTCCCCTTCGGAATAGCCTATGAACTCTTCTGCGacattaatacattttaattgCAGACTACTATTTGCTGTATATTCTCAGGCAGATGAGAGGAGAGGAACTCCATAAGCTAACAATCCACGAGCTGCAGCAGCTCGAGAAAACGCTTGAAATTGGATTGGGTCGTGTTCTTGAGAGAAAGGTACGTTCCCACGTTGACTCGATTTTGATTGTGGTGACCTTCGACAAAGTTACCTACGTCttggatattatttatttttcagagTGAACAAATTATGGAAGAGATCAGCAGCCTCAAACAAAAGGTGAGCATATAGTTCGGCATTAATTAGAGCTCAATACTCTCAGATACTTTTTATAGGAGTTGAACCTGAGTTTACATTTACGTACGGGATCTGCACGTTCATGTATAATTTGGTTTAAAAAGGTCTAGTCGAGTTAGCAGATTATCAAGTTCTAATTTTCCTTCTATTGTTAACATAGAAGAAGTGTGAAATATGtcaacaattaaatttttggggTTTTAATTAATGCATTGCACTTTACCTTTTGACAACTTTACTTCTTACTGACCGTACCTAGTATTATTGactaagggcttgatggttggtgtCTGCGGTCCCAATAGACTAGTTGGCTAGTtactttacatttctagctgagttcattcttaaaaaaaatgaacgaagcgaatatatatagcttgttacctttctctctctaaaaaaaataaaaaataaaaaaaaagacagcTTTGCTTCTTATATTATCTTTAGAGGTTACACAAACAGCCTCTTTCCTGGCCTCCTTTTCTTATATAGTCATACTAAGATTAAGTATAGTAAATCTCCTTTAAACAAAGATGAAACTGTTAGGACCATGTCAAAGGATATATATACCAACCAAAAATACCTCAATACGTAACATCTAATTTCTAAGTTGTATTGTTTTTGTGAGTCATTACTAGATGTTTGCTAGAATacattttttcctatttaagctGCGTATATTTGTTTCCGTTTGGCAAGCAGAGTGCAGCGTTGATGGAAAAAAATACCCAGCTGAAGGAGCAAGTAAACTTTTTCTTCTCACCAGCACATATTTTATTATCTCCATCTCTGTCTCTCTCCGAGGCCCGCTAATTTGTTTCTAGaagataattattaaattaatctgGACATCCAGGTGGTCAAAATCGCCAAGACAGGCCGAAAACAGATGGTTAATGATTCGGAACATGTATTGCATGAAGATGGACAATCATCTGAATCAATTACTAATGCTTCGCTCTCAGGAGCACCGCCGGACTATTGCGACGATAGCTCAGATACGTCGCTAAGATTGGGGTAAAACCAACTATTGATGCATTAGATTGAAGATGATTTTACCAATATTTACCTCAACTttggattaattaattacaatataGTAGATAAATCTCTCCTTAGTATAGTAACCATTCCTTCACTAGCTTACATAGTAGTGGCATGGAATTATATATCAACAAAAATGTCTCGTATTAAACTTTAAATGGCTCAATTTGAACCTCGTTAGTCGAAAAATTGAGTGATAAATAGTGGTAATTTTAGgtatttaatcttttttttttaattttttgtaataatGTAGGCTGGCGATTTCGAGTTGGAAGTG
Above is a genomic segment from Ananas comosus cultivar F153 linkage group 15, ASM154086v1, whole genome shotgun sequence containing:
- the LOC109721788 gene encoding MADS-box protein JOINTLESS-like; its protein translation is MAREKIQIRKIDNATARQVTFLKRRRGLFKKAEELAVLCDADVALIVFSSTGKHFQFASSSMNQIIEKHSLHSKNLQKAEQPSIDLNVEQNTYTRLSKEIAEASLQLRQMRGEELHKLTIHELQQLEKTLEIGLGRVLERKSEQIMEEISSLKQKSAALMEKNTQLKEQVVKIAKTGRKQMVNDSEHVLHEDGQSSESITNASLSGAPPDYCDDSSDTSLRLGLAISSWK